The DNA region GTTCCGACGTTAGGCAGCGTCTATTACAGCTTCACGTCATGGGACGGCATTAGCGCTGACGTACGTTTTATCGGACTGGCCAACTTCGTGGAAATTTGGAATAGTCCGCGGGTCCATAACGCGCTTCAGAACACGTTGATCTTAACGATCAGTCTTGTCGTTCTCGAGAACTTGTTTGCCATCCTGCTTGCGATGCTGGTCGACAAAGTGCGTTGGCTGAGCAAAATATTCCGCAGCATCTTTTATTTCCCCACGTTGCTCAGCGGCATCGTGATGGGGTTCGTCTGGGCGATGATGCTGAATTACAACTTCGGCGTTGTTAACCAAGTGCTGGACAAGATCGGCCTCGGGGCTTTCGCGGTCGATTGGCTCGGAGATCCACGCTTCGCCATGCTGGCGATTCTTTTATCCACGGTTTGGAAAGGCGCCGGATATTATATGATCATATATCTCGCCGGACTTCAGGGTATTCCCCAGGAAATGAACGAAGCGGCCAGCATCGACGGCGCAAACGGCTGGCAGCAGTTCCGGCACATCACGTTCCCGCTGCTGGCGGGATCGGTGACCGTATGTATGGTCTTGTCCATGATCAGCGCACTTAAAATTTTTGACCAGATCGCGGTCATGACAGATGGCGGTCCCGGTTTTGAAACCGAAACCTTAACCTATCTCATCTATAAGGTCGGGTTCGGCGAGCTGCGGCAAGGGTTCGGGACGGCGCTGGCCATGGTGCTGTTTTTTATAATTTTGATCATTACCGTGTTGCAAGTGAAAATCCTCCAAAAAAGGGAGGTCGAAATGTGATGTCGCTGAAAGCACGCAAGCTTGTGATCGATGTTTTGATATTCATGGTGACGGTCATCTTGGCGGTATTTTTCTTCTTCCCGATCTTCTTCAACATCATGTCCGCTTTTAAGAGCAACGCGGAAATCATGAAAGACGCGGTCGCTCTCCCGGCATCGTTGTACTTGGAAAGCTTCAAATATTTGCTGACGGAAACAAACTACCCGCAGGCAATCGTTAACAGCCTGATTTTGACGGTCGTGTCGATCGTATTCCAGGTGCTGTTCATCCCGATGGCCGGATACGCCATTCAGCGGCGGAACGCGAAATGGACGAAATTCGTCTTCCTGTATTTCCTCGCCGGGATGATGATTCCGTTCCAGGCCTACATGATCCCCCTGTTCAAAGAGCTCAAATTGCTGGGGCTTTACGGCAGCCTGGCGGGGCCGATCATGATCTACGTCGCCGGTTCGGTCGGCTTCGGCAGCCTGTTGTATTCCAGCTTCGTTAAAGGGATTCCGGCGGAGATCGAGGAAGCGG from Paenibacillus macerans includes:
- a CDS encoding carbohydrate ABC transporter permease gives rise to the protein VPTLGSVYYSFTSWDGISADVRFIGLANFVEIWNSPRVHNALQNTLILTISLVVLENLFAILLAMLVDKVRWLSKIFRSIFYFPTLLSGIVMGFVWAMMLNYNFGVVNQVLDKIGLGAFAVDWLGDPRFAMLAILLSTVWKGAGYYMIIYLAGLQGIPQEMNEAASIDGANGWQQFRHITFPLLAGSVTVCMVLSMISALKIFDQIAVMTDGGPGFETETLTYLIYKVGFGELRQGFGTALAMVLFFIILIITVLQVKILQKREVEM
- a CDS encoding carbohydrate ABC transporter permease, with amino-acid sequence MSLKARKLVIDVLIFMVTVILAVFFFFPIFFNIMSAFKSNAEIMKDAVALPASLYLESFKYLLTETNYPQAIVNSLILTVVSIVFQVLFIPMAGYAIQRRNAKWTKFVFLYFLAGMMIPFQAYMIPLFKELKLLGLYGSLAGPIMIYVAGSVGFGSLLYSSFVKGIPAEIEEAAEIDGCSRVRIFWNIVFPLLGPVTASMVVLNGLGIWNDFLMPMLVLPSGEPKTMVVEIYRYIGEFSSRWDMIFAGTTMSVVPVLLAFILLQKYFVKGIAAGATKG